TAGGCTGTGAGTTCTACAGTGTTTTGATATGTTTTGTTCCAATTCCCATCACTGTTTACGCACATTTCAATCCCAATCAGGAAGTAATTCGGACTATATGGCTTCTCTCTGATTTTTTCACCTGTGGAAGTATACTTGCTTGCTCCTACATGCCATGCAACCTCGCCATCAGGGACACATTGGACTATACTGTGGACATCAACTATATAGTGAGCCGACGCCGCTGTTTTAGTCGTGTTAAAATAATTTCTGTTTGCAATTGCATTTGCACCTTTGCCAGTGTTGGCTGTCCAGTGTATAACTACCCCTTTTAACTTTTTAAGCTTTATTTTTGGTCTATTCTGATTTATTAAAAGCATCTGTGTTATTGGTAGCATTGTATCACCTTCTTATTTCAAAACTTGTGATAATAAAAAAGCAACTGCACCTGTTATAAGTGCAGTTACTATCGTTTGCCAATTTTGGCTTGGTTTTTTTTCAATTTCGTC
The Spirochaetota bacterium genome window above contains:
- a CDS encoding N-acetylmuramoyl-L-alanine amidase; its protein translation is MLPITQMLLINQNRPKIKLKKLKGVVIHWTANTGKGANAIANRNYFNTTKTAASAHYIVDVHSIVQCVPDGEVAWHVGASKYTSTGEKIREKPYSPNYFLIGIEMCVNSDGNWNKTYQNTVELTAYLLKKYGLTINNLYRHYDITGKNCPAMMIAESEWTKFKNAVAA